A DNA window from Pseudomonas wuhanensis contains the following coding sequences:
- the tnpC gene encoding IS66 family transposase: MTSHPNLDQLNPEELRALAAQLIQRVETMDKQINHQKSVNEKLAHEIALLKRFKFAKRSEQLSPDQASLLDDLIDTDIAAIEAELEALQPTPVEAKVRQQPKRAALPPQFPRTLIHHEPDNSHCQCGCALKRIGEDASEKLDYTPGVFTVEHHIRGKWACEQCETLIQAPVPAHVIDKGIPTAGLLAHVMVAKFADHLPLYRQEKIFGRAGLPIARSTLAQWVGNCGVQLQPLVDALREAVLTHGIVHADETPVQMLTPGAKKTHRAYVWAYATSQFSDLAAVVYDFSPSRAGEHARAFLGGWNGKLVCDDFAGYKAGFELGVTEIGCMAHARRKFFDLHATNKSQIAEKALHYIAALYEVEREVRELEPGDRQRIRQEKAAPIADALHTWMTAQRQLVPEGSAIAKALDYSLKRWIALTRYLDDGAVPIDNNWCENQIRPWALGRSNWLFAGSLRSGKRAAAIMSLIQSARLNGHDPYAYLKDVLTRLPTQRASEITELLPHRWAPV; this comes from the coding sequence ACAAGCAGATCAATCATCAAAAGTCGGTCAACGAGAAGCTGGCCCACGAGATCGCGCTGCTCAAGCGCTTCAAGTTTGCCAAACGCAGCGAGCAACTAAGTCCAGATCAGGCCAGCTTGCTCGACGACTTGATCGATACTGATATTGCCGCTATCGAAGCCGAGCTTGAGGCGCTGCAACCGACACCAGTCGAAGCCAAAGTGCGCCAGCAACCTAAGCGCGCAGCGCTGCCGCCGCAGTTTCCTCGCACGCTGATCCATCACGAACCGGACAACAGCCATTGCCAGTGCGGCTGTGCTCTCAAGCGCATCGGCGAAGATGCCAGTGAAAAACTCGACTACACGCCCGGCGTGTTCACCGTCGAGCATCACATCCGTGGGAAATGGGCCTGCGAGCAGTGCGAAACGCTAATCCAGGCGCCGGTACCGGCGCACGTCATCGACAAAGGCATACCGACCGCAGGCCTGCTGGCCCATGTCATGGTGGCCAAGTTCGCTGATCATTTGCCGCTGTATCGTCAGGAAAAAATCTTCGGTCGCGCCGGGCTGCCCATCGCCCGTTCGACCTTGGCGCAGTGGGTGGGCAACTGCGGCGTGCAACTCCAACCACTAGTCGATGCGCTGCGCGAAGCCGTGCTGACGCACGGCATCGTTCACGCCGACGAGACGCCGGTACAAATGCTGACGCCTGGCGCTAAAAAAACTCATCGCGCTTATGTCTGGGCCTATGCCACCAGTCAGTTCTCCGACCTGGCGGCGGTCGTTTACGACTTCAGCCCAAGCCGCGCTGGCGAACATGCCCGAGCCTTCCTGGGCGGTTGGAACGGCAAGCTGGTCTGCGATGACTTTGCCGGCTACAAGGCAGGCTTTGAACTGGGCGTTACGGAGATAGGATGCATGGCCCATGCCCGCCGAAAGTTCTTCGACTTGCATGCGACCAACAAGAGCCAGATCGCCGAAAAAGCGCTGCACTACATCGCGGCCTTGTACGAAGTTGAACGAGAAGTCCGCGAGCTGGAACCGGGTGATCGACAGCGAATACGGCAGGAAAAAGCAGCGCCAATCGCCGACGCACTTCATACCTGGATGACCGCCCAAAGACAGCTTGTGCCTGAGGGTTCGGCCATCGCCAAGGCCCTGGATTACAGCCTCAAACGCTGGATAGCGCTGACGCGCTATCTCGATGACGGTGCTGTGCCCATCGATAATAACTGGTGCGAGAATCAAATCCGGCCGTGGGCTCTTGGGCGCTCGAACTGGCTGTTCGCGGGCTCGTTACGCAGCGGTAAACGTGCGGCGGCGATCATGAGTTTGATCCAGTCGGCGCGGCTCAACGGACATGATCCGTATGCTTACTTGAAGGATGTTCTTACACGCCTGCCGACGCAGCGTGCGAGTGAGATAACCGAGCTGTTGCCGCACAGGTGGGCGCCCGTTTAA
- a CDS encoding AAA family ATPase, with translation MPLKLAIKDGKLIVLSGMVGTGKTSTLQRIQESLEQEKEILIAQSLALNIGHVTIETLELALFCDLSTEKDEPMPKKSEQRPRVLRELIKKKKKPVVLFIDDAHQLSEDTLLSLKRLMEVMRSGKSVSVRPTHLV, from the coding sequence GTGCCGTTGAAGCTGGCGATCAAGGACGGCAAGCTGATCGTCCTCTCGGGCATGGTAGGTACGGGCAAGACCTCGACCTTGCAGCGGATTCAGGAATCGCTTGAACAGGAGAAGGAAATCCTGATCGCCCAATCGCTGGCCTTGAACATCGGGCACGTCACCATCGAAACACTGGAACTGGCGCTGTTCTGCGACCTGTCCACCGAAAAAGACGAACCGATGCCGAAGAAAAGTGAGCAACGGCCTCGCGTACTGCGCGAATTGATCAAGAAAAAGAAGAAGCCGGTTGTCTTGTTCATTGACGACGCCCACCAGCTCAGCGAAGACACGCTACTGAGCCTGAAGCGACTGATGGAAGTCATGCGCAGCGGGAAGAGCGTAAGCGTCCGCCCAACACACCTTGTGTGA